CCCttaggctaccatctatggggttgaaaagagtgggacatgactgagaaacttcacttttcacattttGGGATCCCACAGAAAAAATTATTACAGGTTTTGGTAAACTTAGAGACTTGAGGAAATTTATCATTTCAGAACTTACATTTTTGAGTAGGCATAAAGCTTTGTGAATGGAGAGGGTTAAAACACTTGGATATTTGTTAGACGTCAGTAAAGACTTCACCTGATTTTTTTCTTGCATTCCCAAGAAAATATCGAAGGCAATGAGAAACCACAGTGTTGTCTCTGAGTTTATTCTCCTCGGGCTGTCTGCTGACCCCCAAATCCAAGCTCTGCTCTTTGTGCTGTTCTTTGTTATTTACACCCTGACCCTGATGGGGaacctgatgctgctgctggtgaTCAGGGTGGATTCCCAGCTTCACAtccccatgtactttttcctggGACAGTTGTCTTTTCTGGATGTCTGCCACTCTTCTGTAACTGTACCCAAGCTATTGGAGAACCTCCTGTCTGAGAAGAAAACCATCTCAGTAGAAGGCTGCATGGCTCAGGTCTTCTTTGTGTTTGCCACTGGAGGCACAGAATCCTGCCTACTTGCTGTCATGGCCTATGATCGCTATGTTGCCATCACTTCTCCTCTGCTCTATGGCCAGGTGATGAACAGACAGCTGTGTATGGGGCTCGTGGGGGGCTCATGGGGCTTGGCTTTTCTGGATGCTCTCATCAATATCCTTGTAGCTCTCAACTTAGACTTCTGTGAGGCTCAAAATATCCACCACTTCAGCTGTGAGCTGCCCTCTCTTTACCCTTTGTCTTGCTCTGGTGTGTCTGCAAGCTTTACTGCCCTGCTCTGCTCCAGCCTCCTGCATTTCTTTGGAAATTTCCTCTTGATATTTTTCTCCTATGTTCGCATTTTGTTCACCATCCTGAGCATCAGCTCCACCAAAGGCAGAAGTAAGGCCTTCTCCACTTGTTCCTCCCACCTCACTGCAGTGATCTTCTTTTATGGCTCAGGTTTACTCCGCTATCTCATGCCAAATTCAGGATCCATTCAAGAGCTGATCTTCTCCTTGCAGTATAGTGTGGTCACTCCCATGCTGAATCCTCTCATCTACAGCCTGAAGAACAAGGAGGTGAAGGCAGCTGTGAGAAGAATGCTGAGAAGATGTTTCTAGCATTTCAAATCAtagataaaaaaaatcaaaatgatgaaGAACTTGGGTAGAATTGCAATAAATAATGCCTGGATATTTAGGAGAATTCTCTGATATAAGGATCTGCAAGAtgccatacatttttttcttgaaaatactTAAGAAAAGGTGAAGACGTTTTATGGAATGATACCAGTTTCATTCTAGTTAGAGGAAGGTGGTTGGATCAACCTTTTATCTTGCAATTCTTctcacaaaaatatttaatttattacaCACAGTATGGTAGATATTGTTATTACCTGCTTaggcattctttaccattttTCCAGTAACTAAACTCCAACTAAAGTCTCATAGAGATTGCTAATCACAGTGTCCCCAAATCTTCCCCATCTCTTCTCATTACTTGCTCATCCTTTTTGACACAGTGGCTGGTACAGGAATGAGCACATGGTCAATGCCAGATCACTCACCCTCTTAAGATATTTGAaactgtttattttattgaatctaCATGTTCCAATAGAGATTACAAGTGACACATTTGTTTATCCTGCTTCAAACCATTTACCTAATACCCAACCATCTCCAGCTTTGTGGGAGCCCCGAGACAAAAGATTTCCTGGttcatacacgtgtgtgtgtgtgcatgctcagtcgcttcagtcgtgtctgactctttgcgacactatggactgtggcctgccaggctcctctgtccatgggactctccaggcaagaatactggagtgagttgctgtgccctcctccagggaatcttcccgacccagggattgatcctgcagctcctgtgtctcctgcattgaaggcgattctttgccactgagccactgagggaGCCCTGGCTTGTATACACTGCTGGACAAATAGCTCTGCCCCTGAGCCCTAGTAATGCTGCAGAAAAGGCAGGATGTAAGGAAGTCAGTGGCAGAGCAAGTGCTGTATAGGGCCTGTGACAAACCCCAAGGAGAAACCAAAAGAATTTCAGCAAAAGCCCTTTGGATCATGAACACAACTAGAATGCTAGTGAAAAGACTGAGGAGAGGCATATGGATTAAAATTATCATGTCAAAAGTCAATTATTGCTTCTTTCTGAAATTactgtttagttttttaattatttacaaaCTATCAGTTATAATTCTTCCATTCACATTGTACTCCCCAGGAGCAGAGAATATAAACTCAAAAGACAGGGGTGACATCTTCTGGCATCTTCACTACTTTTTTGAGAATATTGAAAAAGTTTCAAACGTATTTATTGCATGGTAAATATGTTGGCATGTTCAAGTCATGAGCAGAGAAACACAATATATCTAGGATGAATTCTCACCAGAGGGACCCCACTGCCAAAGTGGTTTGAAATAATTCTATGAGTAGAATAACCTATGTATGAGTGCCAGTCTCTTCCTTCCTTGTGAGTCTCATTCTGGTCTGTGGACTCACAAAAAGTGTGACTCTGGCTGCAAAGTGGTGATTATACACAGGTTCAACAAAATTTTCACCCACCAAGGTTGATCTCCTGTTGGCATTGGTGAAAATTATTTTACTAAAGATCACACAAAAATTTTGTTAGATACATTATCAGATACCTTCCACTGTTTCTATTGTGAATCAACAATTCACTTACTTGGTTATTTCTAATGTATAGGAATGCTGTGGTATTTGTATATAAATCTTGTACCTTGTTGAACTTGTATCTCAGTAAACTATCTTCCTAGTTCTAATGGCTCATTTATACATAttattggattttttaaattacattttaattattttgtcatACATAAGggaaagcaatttttttctttttccatgcagtttttatatatttcatttttaaagttagtGTAGTAGAGGTCTGCTACAAACATCTTTCTATTGAGTAAGAAAGCTTCTAATATTTCAGCATTAAGAATGATTATTCTGTTTCTGATCAATACCTTTAATTTA
This window of the Bos taurus isolate L1 Dominette 01449 registration number 42190680 breed Hereford chromosome 5, ARS-UCD2.0, whole genome shotgun sequence genome carries:
- the OR8S2 gene encoding olfactory receptor family 8 subfamily S member 2, producing MRNHSVVSEFILLGLSADPQIQALLFVLFFVIYTLTLMGNLMLLLVIRVDSQLHIPMYFFLGQLSFLDVCHSSVTVPKLLENLLSEKKTISVEGCMAQVFFVFATGGTESCLLAVMAYDRYVAITSPLLYGQVMNRQLCMGLVGGSWGLAFLDALINILVALNLDFCEAQNIHHFSCELPSLYPLSCSGVSASFTALLCSSLLHFFGNFLLIFFSYVRILFTILSISSTKGRSKAFSTCSSHLTAVIFFYGSGLLRYLMPNSGSIQELIFSLQYSVVTPMLNPLIYSLKNKEVKAAVRRMLRRCF